The Prinia subflava isolate CZ2003 ecotype Zambia chromosome 13, Cam_Psub_1.2, whole genome shotgun sequence genome contains a region encoding:
- the CTU2 gene encoding cytoplasmic tRNA 2-thiolation protein 2: protein MCDVAGDCGGCGTDAETPRRRRAPGDSRPRTCMKCGQGTAALVIRVGDPFCRACFREYFVHKFRAMLGKNRVIFPGEKVLLAVSGGPASSAMVRQVQEGLSREAAKRLRFIPSLVYVEEGAVRRQSPEQREQTLAQMETLLQATGFPYHVIHLEEALELPQSILQPGPERTSTVSPSYKEAVDSFIQQQRQDGDGGTSQPGHSTQDRPAGPPATPRLPDAARSRELLRGFEAAGTATAREELLEMLRTHLIVQTARDRGYAKVMTGESLTRVAVKLLTNLSLGRGAFLAVDTGFTDQRHGDVMVVRPMRDYTAKEIAFYNLFFSVPTVTVPPLFTKHREKPSIHQLVEHFLLGLQEEFPSTISTVYRTGEKLSPEPAKASSESQRCLLCLCGLDIEGEEELALEPTLILEEPAAGVESKAAYIPLLCYSCRLTFKELGPLDTLPPYVRAEGQRRLRRAEMEQNQENQESSKS from the exons ATGTGCGACGTGGCGGGTGACTGTGGTGGGTGCGGAACGGACGCGGAGACGCCGCGGCGCCGCCGCGCACCGGGAGACAG CCGCCCCCGGACCTGCATGAAGTGCGGGCAGGGCACGGCCGCCCTCGTCATCCGCGTCGGGGACCCGTTCTGCCG cgcCTGCTTCCGCGAGTACTTCGTGCACAAGTTCCGTGCCATGCTGGGCAAGAACCGCGTCATCTTCCCAGGAGAGAAG gtgctgctggcagtgtcaGGGGGCCCAGCCTCCAGCGCCATGGTCCGGCAGGTGCAGGAG gggctcagcagggaggcagcCAAGAGGCTCCGCTTCATCCCCAGCCTCGTCTACGTTGAGG AGGGAGCCGTGCGCAGGCAGAGCCCGGAGCAGCGGGAGCAGACCCTGGCCCAGATGGAGACCCTGCTGCAGGCCACCGGCTTCCCCTACCACGTGATCCACCTGGAGGAG GcgctggagctgccccagtcCATCTTACAGCCGGGACCGGAGCGCACCAGCACAGTCAGCCCTTCCTACAAGGAGGCTGTGGACAGCTTCATCCAGCAGCAGCGGCAGGACGGGGACGGTGGCACCTCTCAGCCTGGTCACAGCACCCAGGACAGGCCAGCAGGGCCCCCGGCCACCCCCCGCCTGCCGGACGCTGCCCGGAGCCGGGAGCTGCTGCGCGGCTTCGAGGCCGCGGGGACGGCGACGGCgcgggaggagctgctggagatgctgcG GACCCACCTGATCGTGCAGACGGCCCGGGACAGGGGCTACGCCAAGGTGATGACGGGCGAGAGCCTCACGCGCGTGGCCGTCAAGCTCCTCACCAACCTCTCCCTGGGGCGTGGCGCCTTCCTCGCCGTGGACACG GGCTTCACGGACCAGCGCCACGGTGACGTGATGGTGGTGAGACCCATGCGGGACTACACGGCCAAGGAGATCGCCTTCTACAACCTCTTCTTCAGCGTCCCCACCGTCACCGTGCCGCCCCTCTTCACCAAG caccgggagaagcccAGCATCCATCAGCTGGTCGAACActtcctgctggggctgcaggaggagttcCCCTCCACCATCAGCACCGTGTACCG GACAGGGGAGAAGCTGAGCCCAGAGCCGGCCAAGGCCAGCAGTGAGTCCCAgcgctgcctcctctgcctctgtggcCTGGACATCGAAGGGG AGGAGGAGTTGGCTCTGGAGCCCACGCTGATCTTggaggagccagcagcagg ggtGGAGAGCAAAGCTGCCTACATCCCCCTGCTGTGCTACAGCTGCCGCCTCACCTTCAAGGAGCTG GGTCCCCTGGACACGCTGCCACCCTACGTGCGCGCCGAGGGCCAGCGCAGGCTCCGCAG agctgagatggAGCAGAACCAGGAGAACCAGGAGTCCAGCAAGAGCTGA
- the RNF166 gene encoding E3 ubiquitin-protein ligase RNF166, whose translation MFRSLLVAAAQRPQGPAGPPRAAPGPGAAAEALEAQFSCPICLEVFHRAVGIAGCGHTFCGECLQPCLQVPSPLCPLCRVPFDPKKVEKASSVEKQLSSYKAPCRGCSKKVTLAKMRSHVSSCAKVQEQMANCPKFVPVVPTSQPIPSNIPNRSTFVCPYCGARNLDQQELVKHCMENHRNDPNKVVCPVCSAMPWGDPSYKSANFLQHLLHRHKFSYDTFVDYNIDEEAALQAALALSLSEN comes from the exons atgttCCGGAGCCTGCTGGTGGCGGCGGCGCAGCGGCCGCagggcccggccgggcccccccgcgccgcccccgggcccggcgccgcGGCCGAGGCGCTGGAGGCGCAGTTCAGCTGCCCCATCTGCCTCGAGGTTTTCCACCGCGCCGTCGGCATCGCGGGCTGCGGGCACAC GTTTTGTGGGGAATGcttgcagccctgcctgcaggtgcCCTCCCCGCTGTGCCCGCTCTGCCGCGTGCCCTTCGATCCCAAAAAGGTGGAGAAGGCTTCCAGCGTGGAGAAGCAGCTCTCGTCCTACAAggctccctgcagaggctgcagcaagAAG GTGACCCTGGCCAAAATGCGCTCTCACGTCTCGTCCTGCGCCAAGGTGCAGGAGCAGATGGCAAACTGCCCCAAGTTCGTTCCAGTtgtccccacatcccagccTATTCCCAG CAACATTCCCAACCGCTCCACGTTCGTGTGTCCGTACTGTGGGGCGCGGAACCTGgaccagcaggagctggtgaagCACTGCATGGAGAACCACCGGAATGACCCCAACAAGGTG GTGTGCCCGGTGTGCTCGGCCATGCCCTGGGGGGATCCCAGCTACAAGAGTGCCAacttcctgcagcacctgctccacAGGCACAAGTTCTCCTACGACACCTTCGTG GATTACAACATCGACGAGGAGGCAGCGTTGCAGGCggccctggctctgtccctctCTGAGAACTGA
- the MVD gene encoding diphosphomevalonate decarboxylase isoform X2 translates to MWGTRGCRPVCARCGAWPGSAAGAGRTLLLSASPTRSTSPPRTTSPRPPGSPRPPPATPAWCQRWPGSVLAAGGVTGLSPLPVPAVSALARLYGLEEELSEVARRGSGSACRSMFGGFVQWQRGERPDGTDSLALQVAPETHWPELRVLVLVVSGEKKPVASTAGMQTSVETSPLLKHRAEVVVPERLAQMMQHIRDRDFEGFGQLAMRDSNQFHATCLDTFPPIFYLTDLSRHIIALAHRYNAHHGHTKVAYTFDAGPNAVIFTLADTVAEFVEVVRRSFPPATNGDRFVRGLPVGSAALSQELAAAVLTEPVPGAVQYILHTKPGPGPQLVDDPSQHLLGADGLPRSRA, encoded by the exons ATGTGGGGCACCCGCGGGTGCAGGCCTGTCTGCGCGAGG TGCGGCGCCTGGCCCGGAAGCGCCGCGGGGGCGGGGAGgacactgctgctctcagcctctcctACAAGATCCACATCGCCTCCGAGAACAACTTCCCCACGGCCGCCGGGCTCGCCTCGTCCGCCGCCGGCTACGCCTGCCTGG tgtcagcgctggcctggctctgtgttagcagcaggaggggtgacagggctgtcccctctGCCTGTCCCCGCAGTGTCAGCGCTGGCACGGCTCTATGGCCTGGAGGAGGAGCTGTCCGAGGTGGCCCGGCGGGGCTCGGGCAGTGCCTGCCGCAGCATGTTCGGGGGCTTCGTGCAGTGGCAGCGCGGGGAGCGCCCCGATGGCACTgacagcctggccctgcaggtGGCCCCCGAGACGCACTGGCCGGAGCTCCGCGTCCTCGTCCTGGtg GTCAGTGGGGAGAAGAAGCCGGTAGCCAGCACGGCAGGGATGCAGACCAGTGTGGAGACCAGTCCCCTGCTGAAG caccGGGCAGAGGTGGTGGTCCCCGAGCGCCTGGCCCAGATGATGCAGCACATCCGGGACCGGGACTTCGAGGGCTTTGGCCAGCTGGCCATGAGGGACAGCAACCAGTTCCACGCCACCTGCCTCGACACCTTCCCACCCATCTTCTACCTCACGGACCTGTCGCGCCACATCATCGCGCTGGCACACCGCTACAACGCCCACCACGGCCACACCAAG GTCGCCTACACCTTCGACGCCGGCCCCAACGCCGTCATCTTCACGCTGGCCGACACCGTGGCCGAGTTTGTGGAGGTGGTGAGGCGCAGCTTCCCCCCTGCCACCAACGGGGACCG GTTTGTCCGGGGGCTGCCTGTGGGCTCAGCCGCGCTGTCTCAGGAGCTGGCGGCCGCCGTGCTCACCGAGCCCGTGCCGGGGGCTGTCCAGTACATCCTGCACACCAAG cctggccctggtCCCCAGCTCGTGGATGACCCCAGCCAGCACCTCCTGGGAGCGGATGGGCTGCCCCGGAGCCGTGCCTGA
- the MVD gene encoding diphosphomevalonate decarboxylase isoform X1 — MAAERGVAMATCTAPVNIAVIKYWGKRDTDLILPINSSLSVTLHQDQLKTTTTAAASRDFTEDRLWLNGKEADVGHPRVQACLREVRRLARKRRGGGEDTAALSLSYKIHIASENNFPTAAGLASSAAGYACLVSALARLYGLEEELSEVARRGSGSACRSMFGGFVQWQRGERPDGTDSLALQVAPETHWPELRVLVLVVSGEKKPVASTAGMQTSVETSPLLKHRAEVVVPERLAQMMQHIRDRDFEGFGQLAMRDSNQFHATCLDTFPPIFYLTDLSRHIIALAHRYNAHHGHTKVAYTFDAGPNAVIFTLADTVAEFVEVVRRSFPPATNGDRFVRGLPVGSAALSQELAAAVLTEPVPGAVQYILHTKPGPGPQLVDDPSQHLLGADGLPRSRA, encoded by the exons aTGGCGGCGGAGCGCGGGGTGGCCATGGCCACCTGCACGGCCCCCGTGAACATCGCCGTCATCAAGTACT GGGGTAAGCGTGACACCGACCTCATCCTGCCCATCAACTCCTCCCTGAGTGTGACTCTGCACCAGGACCAG cTCAAGACCACCACGACGGCGGCCGCCAGCCGGGATTTCACGGAGGACCGGCTGTGGCTCAACGGGAAGGAGGCGGATGTGGGGCACCCGCGGGTGCAGGCCTGTCTGCGCGAGG TGCGGCGCCTGGCCCGGAAGCGCCGCGGGGGCGGGGAGgacactgctgctctcagcctctcctACAAGATCCACATCGCCTCCGAGAACAACTTCCCCACGGCCGCCGGGCTCGCCTCGTCCGCCGCCGGCTACGCCTGCCTGG TGTCAGCGCTGGCACGGCTCTATGGCCTGGAGGAGGAGCTGTCCGAGGTGGCCCGGCGGGGCTCGGGCAGTGCCTGCCGCAGCATGTTCGGGGGCTTCGTGCAGTGGCAGCGCGGGGAGCGCCCCGATGGCACTgacagcctggccctgcaggtGGCCCCCGAGACGCACTGGCCGGAGCTCCGCGTCCTCGTCCTGGtg GTCAGTGGGGAGAAGAAGCCGGTAGCCAGCACGGCAGGGATGCAGACCAGTGTGGAGACCAGTCCCCTGCTGAAG caccGGGCAGAGGTGGTGGTCCCCGAGCGCCTGGCCCAGATGATGCAGCACATCCGGGACCGGGACTTCGAGGGCTTTGGCCAGCTGGCCATGAGGGACAGCAACCAGTTCCACGCCACCTGCCTCGACACCTTCCCACCCATCTTCTACCTCACGGACCTGTCGCGCCACATCATCGCGCTGGCACACCGCTACAACGCCCACCACGGCCACACCAAG GTCGCCTACACCTTCGACGCCGGCCCCAACGCCGTCATCTTCACGCTGGCCGACACCGTGGCCGAGTTTGTGGAGGTGGTGAGGCGCAGCTTCCCCCCTGCCACCAACGGGGACCG GTTTGTCCGGGGGCTGCCTGTGGGCTCAGCCGCGCTGTCTCAGGAGCTGGCGGCCGCCGTGCTCACCGAGCCCGTGCCGGGGGCTGTCCAGTACATCCTGCACACCAAG cctggccctggtCCCCAGCTCGTGGATGACCCCAGCCAGCACCTCCTGGGAGCGGATGGGCTGCCCCGGAGCCGTGCCTGA